In Desulfonatronospira thiodismutans ASO3-1, a single window of DNA contains:
- a CDS encoding putative Ig domain-containing protein: MDKSQADALGNQSDSIAQHSTVDSGQTGVSSGRVVFAASDPEYGRELWISDGTSQGTSLLKDIQPLDSSNPGHLVRLSDGLVLFSANDGPGTSDDTHGFELWRTDGSESGTVLVKDIDPHSERGSQPASITPLGDGQAVFSATQTAGSGRELWVTDGTQEGTSLVKNLRPGTDNDGQPLSSNPQDFMALGNGHVLFTALDSDKGRSLWSTDGTAEGTHRLIEADTGFQLVRTGSATGSEPTAMGSGKALFTAIEPEPAIWTTDGTPSGTRVVQEVEEVTVEGSKDQSQLLQGGVVYDWHAGWATDGTSEGTWRLGGASQEAPDPVYFNNWDNIHSGPVEGPLQDVEANDSRLREVPPIELSDGTLLYEASAVEGHPDYWRFDGPEEYDYYNREWSLLWTTDGTHGGTQLVTDPYDDTLKVAKSWDPVPEFFNLGNDRILYHARGEGLFNESLAVTDGTSQGTEIITSEVSYADTFVPFYDNVWLFNGHRDGIWRTDGTATGTERLVADAWLNQDWFVELEDNRWLIEAEFYESYFGDFIKSELWITDGTPSGTGSVMDNLPGGTYIHDTVLLDNQEYLLSVEYTDPREIHSLYRLDADTFELERIQGAEEGSAASFYGFAKIDEPVQESIISDQISLEFNVETLSLDDYFSSILGSELSYQVSAMPEGMLFDAETGTITTDEDIGPGEHTISVESSNVEGDSVTDEFDWTVVDTGQLRIDSTGDWGRPHEDGSIISEEGSTIHVGHKDGSDWLFRLEQGRMIIREDILEVTGGGLWSGGVEFDAPLMAGDSGFEVNMQTLEVTGFEDDNSEDSARLVGDTIQMKFSDMEIEPEGLSLETDLLFGGSFVTLDTQDAPLLLSTSPQGPMFSPRIDGVGTGRWFKDDDALNLSVPGGSLSLELSNFGVYYDAVEDTFDFSGKAELSWGGKVQDQFRVIGVDTARSMELDLAGDAVDDDAGLFTRGENFLRFSPGSEEEPWSWDVSGSISYSAKSVPGYVETTRPLISELGLELDTTESSFGGNIKGQAPFLASGVELEIELGAFWDPIELEKLKLGLDGLNAPLGSTPFFIQGGELGVDGLSGRDEESALSYQGRIKTTLGPDTTVTPSPLHGSLGGEFTTGDIGLDFKIDSKVGYFVPGVVQSFTDPLVRWFGVNPARINDFTLLEATGDIEYDLAYGDIQTSLGIELLEGVVSAQAQLELYTRGDISHVDASMVATLHMPEAVPLIGGRGTSGTAMLEYVGDGNGQNSSVAAWRTIDLPFGLKTGVGLRADFAGNVELLGQRQIEEIGSWELHEDLSVVVLTARWEEAATDRTLELITPDETVLGEAEWSDHEDIVLVQELSDDYGRAVALQNPARGTWDLRLSDESGLGEVTYDASEMFQGPSTEILSVEVDAGSDQVHIVFDTELQDADSGVVQLYASLSPETVDELGRRITTDAIEVVQGQQEYVWDYREMAPGTYYVNAVTTAEGLAPDHAFSDEPVEVVGSADLVLSVEQEKGPIEETFLLTFTVSNEGERDSGSGILSIDVPESLVGNQPDSEFQSFTDKVTEVNFENIAAGDSADFEFLIPADFEDPAAPLQAQVQAAAYDADPSRNQILYGLFPASEEEQDDDDDPLLQDFEFHTQVDIAVGSPFSELFTDVQAMYTHYQVWTGRIEDGIVLDGNSTGWISAEHLADYRVGYENLEHNTLYVQGWKQGAPPGDWHSNAWRDGDYFDFPGPPGIEFNVDSDISVGTSFSQLFTDQDDTTTWYQLWTGELDQDGVVQGSLVDTQSGGGWVRAEDLNGLQVTGDQAGHNTIYVQAYSPELGMRDWQSNEWQNQEYFGFPEPWGYELAAQQKQIVHLDDGSKGNVADLPVAVADYVNSGDSGSLALQGVQDEQDSGDLFS, translated from the coding sequence TGCCACACAGACCGCCGGGAGCGGACGCGAATTGTGGGTTACCGATGGCACTCAGGAGGGGACCAGCCTGGTTAAGAATCTGCGCCCCGGCACAGACAATGATGGCCAGCCTTTGAGCAGCAATCCGCAAGACTTTATGGCCCTGGGAAACGGTCATGTTCTTTTCACGGCGCTGGACAGCGATAAGGGCCGCTCCCTCTGGTCCACCGATGGAACCGCTGAAGGGACACACCGGTTGATTGAAGCAGATACAGGGTTTCAACTGGTGCGTACTGGGTCTGCTACGGGTTCTGAGCCCACGGCCATGGGATCTGGAAAGGCTTTGTTTACGGCAATAGAGCCTGAACCGGCCATCTGGACAACAGACGGTACACCCTCAGGCACCCGGGTTGTCCAGGAGGTAGAAGAGGTCACTGTTGAGGGCAGCAAGGACCAGAGTCAGCTCCTCCAGGGCGGCGTCGTTTATGACTGGCACGCTGGCTGGGCTACCGACGGTACGTCCGAGGGTACATGGCGTCTTGGAGGAGCAAGCCAGGAGGCCCCTGACCCTGTATATTTCAATAACTGGGACAACATTCATTCAGGCCCGGTGGAAGGACCTTTGCAAGACGTGGAAGCCAATGATTCCAGGCTCAGGGAAGTTCCGCCCATAGAGCTTTCAGATGGTACACTGCTCTATGAAGCCAGTGCTGTAGAGGGGCATCCCGATTATTGGAGATTTGATGGCCCGGAAGAGTATGATTATTATAATCGTGAATGGTCTTTGTTGTGGACTACCGATGGGACACACGGGGGCACTCAGCTGGTAACGGATCCATATGATGACACCCTTAAAGTGGCAAAAAGCTGGGATCCTGTCCCGGAATTCTTCAATCTTGGAAACGACAGGATACTATATCACGCCAGAGGGGAAGGCCTTTTTAACGAAAGCCTTGCTGTCACCGACGGAACCAGTCAGGGCACTGAGATAATTACCAGTGAGGTCAGCTATGCAGACACCTTCGTGCCCTTTTACGATAACGTCTGGCTGTTCAATGGCCATCGTGACGGCATTTGGCGTACTGACGGAACTGCCACAGGGACCGAGCGGCTTGTTGCCGATGCGTGGCTCAATCAGGACTGGTTTGTTGAACTGGAAGACAATAGATGGCTGATAGAAGCAGAATTCTATGAAAGTTATTTTGGCGATTTCATCAAGTCCGAATTATGGATAACCGACGGCACTCCTTCGGGAACCGGGTCTGTCATGGATAACCTGCCAGGAGGCACTTATATTCATGATACAGTACTTTTAGATAATCAAGAGTACTTGCTGTCAGTGGAATACACTGATCCCCGGGAGATTCACTCCCTCTACCGTCTGGATGCGGATACCTTCGAGCTTGAGAGAATCCAGGGCGCAGAGGAGGGTTCCGCTGCGTCATTCTATGGTTTTGCAAAGATTGATGAGCCTGTTCAAGAGTCCATCATCAGCGATCAGATCAGCCTGGAATTCAACGTGGAGACATTATCTCTGGATGATTATTTTTCTTCTATACTTGGCAGCGAGCTGAGCTACCAGGTCAGCGCAATGCCGGAAGGCATGCTCTTTGATGCAGAAACCGGCACCATCACCACGGACGAGGATATTGGCCCCGGGGAGCACACCATATCAGTGGAATCGAGCAACGTCGAGGGTGACAGCGTGACTGACGAGTTTGACTGGACCGTAGTGGATACCGGACAGTTGCGCATTGACTCTACTGGTGACTGGGGGCGGCCCCACGAAGACGGGTCCATCATTTCCGAGGAAGGCAGCACCATCCATGTCGGGCACAAGGATGGCAGTGACTGGCTTTTTCGCCTTGAACAGGGTCGGATGATCATTAGAGAGGATATTCTGGAGGTGACCGGTGGCGGGCTGTGGTCCGGGGGTGTGGAGTTCGACGCCCCGCTGATGGCGGGAGATAGCGGATTTGAGGTCAATATGCAGACCCTGGAAGTCACCGGTTTCGAGGACGACAACAGCGAGGACAGCGCGCGTCTGGTGGGGGATACAATCCAGATGAAGTTCTCGGATATGGAGATCGAGCCTGAAGGTTTAAGTCTGGAAACGGACCTGTTGTTTGGTGGCAGCTTTGTCACCCTGGATACCCAAGATGCGCCCTTGTTGTTGAGTACGTCGCCGCAGGGACCCATGTTTTCACCCCGCATCGATGGAGTGGGAACAGGACGCTGGTTTAAGGATGATGATGCCCTGAATCTGAGTGTTCCCGGGGGCTCTCTTTCCCTGGAACTCTCTAATTTCGGGGTGTACTACGATGCTGTAGAGGACACCTTCGACTTCAGCGGCAAAGCCGAGCTCAGCTGGGGGGGCAAGGTTCAGGACCAGTTCCGGGTCATAGGCGTGGATACTGCCCGCAGCATGGAGCTGGATCTGGCCGGAGATGCAGTTGACGATGATGCTGGGCTGTTCACCCGGGGAGAGAATTTTCTGCGTTTTTCCCCTGGCAGTGAGGAAGAGCCGTGGTCCTGGGACGTGTCCGGATCCATAAGCTATTCCGCCAAGTCTGTCCCTGGCTATGTGGAAACCACCCGTCCTTTGATTTCAGAGCTTGGTCTGGAACTGGATACTACAGAGTCCAGCTTTGGTGGCAACATTAAGGGCCAGGCTCCGTTTCTGGCTTCCGGAGTGGAGCTGGAGATTGAGCTGGGGGCCTTCTGGGATCCCATAGAACTGGAGAAGCTCAAGCTGGGCCTGGACGGTCTGAATGCTCCTCTGGGCTCCACACCGTTTTTTATTCAGGGCGGTGAGCTTGGCGTGGATGGCTTGTCCGGCCGGGATGAGGAGAGTGCTCTGAGTTATCAAGGCAGGATCAAGACCACCCTGGGTCCGGATACCACGGTTACTCCATCGCCCCTGCACGGAAGTCTTGGCGGCGAGTTCACCACCGGGGACATTGGTCTGGATTTTAAAATCGATTCCAAGGTGGGCTACTTTGTACCTGGTGTGGTGCAGAGTTTCACCGATCCCCTGGTGCGCTGGTTTGGTGTGAATCCTGCGCGTATCAACGACTTCACCCTGCTGGAAGCCACGGGTGATATAGAATACGACCTGGCTTACGGAGACATTCAGACCTCACTGGGAATTGAGCTGCTGGAAGGCGTGGTCAGCGCCCAGGCCCAGCTGGAGCTCTACACCCGGGGGGATATCAGCCATGTGGACGCCTCCATGGTAGCTACTCTGCACATGCCGGAAGCGGTTCCGCTCATTGGCGGACGCGGTACTTCCGGAACGGCCATGCTGGAGTACGTCGGGGACGGTAATGGTCAAAACAGCAGCGTTGCGGCCTGGCGTACCATAGACCTGCCCTTCGGCCTCAAGACCGGTGTCGGGTTGCGGGCTGATTTCGCCGGCAATGTTGAGCTTCTCGGTCAGCGACAGATTGAGGAGATTGGCAGCTGGGAGCTGCACGAGGATCTAAGTGTGGTCGTGCTCACCGCCCGCTGGGAGGAGGCGGCCACGGACCGCACTCTGGAGCTCATTACCCCTGATGAGACCGTGCTCGGCGAGGCTGAGTGGTCGGATCACGAGGATATTGTCCTGGTTCAGGAGCTCTCCGACGATTACGGGCGGGCCGTGGCCCTGCAGAATCCCGCCCGTGGCACCTGGGATCTTCGCCTGAGCGATGAGAGCGGCCTGGGCGAGGTGACCTACGACGCCAGCGAGATGTTTCAAGGTCCGAGTACAGAGATTTTGAGCGTGGAGGTTGATGCCGGGAGCGATCAGGTGCATATAGTGTTCGACACCGAGCTTCAGGATGCAGACAGCGGGGTTGTGCAGCTGTATGCAAGCCTGAGCCCTGAAACTGTGGACGAACTGGGCCGGCGCATTACCACTGATGCCATTGAAGTCGTTCAGGGGCAGCAGGAATATGTATGGGATTACCGGGAAATGGCTCCTGGGACTTACTATGTGAACGCCGTGACCACAGCCGAAGGTCTGGCTCCGGACCATGCCTTTTCTGATGAGCCTGTGGAAGTTGTTGGCAGCGCAGATCTCGTGCTCTCTGTGGAACAGGAAAAGGGGCCCATAGAGGAAACATTTCTTTTGACCTTTACAGTGAGCAACGAGGGTGAGCGGGATTCAGGGTCCGGTATTCTGTCCATAGATGTTCCCGAGTCCCTTGTGGGCAATCAGCCAGATTCTGAGTTTCAGTCATTTACTGACAAGGTGACTGAAGTAAATTTTGAAAATATAGCAGCTGGGGACAGCGCTGATTTCGAGTTTCTAATACCGGCCGATTTTGAGGATCCTGCGGCTCCGCTGCAGGCCCAGGTTCAGGCTGCAGCTTACGACGCCGACCCGTCCCGCAATCAAATACTGTACGGGCTTTTTCCGGCATCGGAAGAAGAACAAGATGATGATGACGACCCCTTGCTGCAGGATTTTGAGTTTCATACACAAGTGGATATTGCCGTGGGCTCCCCTTTCTCGGAGCTGTTTACGGATGTGCAGGCCATGTATACCCATTACCAGGTCTGGACCGGGCGAATTGAGGATGGTATTGTTTTAGACGGCAACTCTACAGGCTGGATATCTGCTGAGCATCTTGCTGATTATAGGGTTGGTTATGAAAACTTAGAGCACAACACTTTGTATGTCCAGGGATGGAAACAGGGAGCCCCGCCAGGGGACTGGCACAGCAATGCCTGGAGGGATGGGGATTATTTTGATTTTCCTGGTCCCCCGGGAATCGAGTTCAACGTTGACTCAGACATCTCTGTAGGCACTTCCTTTTCCCAGCTGTTCACAGACCAGGACGACACTACGACCTGGTATCAGTTATGGACCGGCGAGCTGGACCAGGACGGTGTGGTCCAGGGTTCCTTAGTGGATACCCAGTCCGGCGGCGGCTGGGTCCGGGCTGAAGATCTAAACGGGCTTCAGGTCACCGGAGACCAGGCCGGGCACAACACCATTTATGTCCAGGCTTACAGTCCCGAGCTGGGAATGCGTGACTGGCAGTCCAATGAGTGGCAGAATCAGGAATATTTCGGATTTCCAGAGCCCTGGGGCTATGAACTGGCAGCACAGCAAAAGCAGATCGTCCATCTGGACGATGGTTCCAAAGGAAATGTGGCCGATTTACCTGTTGCAGTTGCAGATTATGTTAATTCAGGTGATTCCGGCAGCCTTGCCCTGCAGGGAGTGCAGGATGAGCAGGATTCCGGCGATTTGTTTAGTTAG